GCGCGTAATGCGCCGCTAGATTGGTCGCGATCGTGGTTTTGCCACAACCGCCCTTGGAACTTGCCAGCAGAATCTTCAGCATCGACGTGCTCCGTGTGCAAAGACCGTTGGACTCTACACCGCGCGAGGCGTGCTCTGGAAGCCCCGCCCCGCGACGATGGATGATTCGGTGCGCTAATTCTTGTCGGTCGGGTCCGCCGCGGGTGCGGTTTCCGGCGTGGTTTCCAGCGGCGCTTCCAGCGGCACATTGGCCTCGCGCAACAACGCATACACCAGTCCGGATTCGGTATGACTCTGCAACGATAGACGCTGCAATTGCCGTGTGCCATCGGCGCTGGCGAGCATGCCTTGCGTGATTTCGGTGGAGCGTTGTTCTTGCCACGCGAGATTGCGCAGCTTGTTGGCGATCTCCGTATTCGGCTTGTCGCCGCTGCCCTGCAATCGTGCGCGCAGTGCGAGGCCAGCGCGTTGCGCGAGCAAGCTGGAACCCCATTCGAGCTTGCCCGCCAGCGCCAGACAATCCTTGCGCCGATCATCGAACTGCGCGGCATTGATGGTCGGATCGCACAACTCCAGCGCGGCTGCGATGACCGGCTGCGCGCCCGGCCCGAGGCGGCTCGCAAGGTTGTAGGCGATCGTCAGCTGGATGCCTTCTCGCGTCGCTGCGACGCCTTGCGGTGGTTTTTCCAGCAAGGCCGGCGGCACCGGCAAATCGTTGATCGCCTGCAATAGCGTGCGTGTGAGTTCGGTCGAATAATCGTTGTACTCGCGCGCCGCACCGGCACGTGCGAGCGCGACATTCGCGGCCGTGCGATCACCGGCCTTCTGCGCGCGTTGCGCATCCAGCAGCCAAACCGCCGCGTTGTTTGCTGCGATCTGGTCGAGCTTTTGCAATGCGTCCGGCCGCGGGCAGATCTGGATCGCGTTGCCGCAGGCGAACGCCGTGATCCACCACGTCAACGCATCTTTCGGCCCGGCAGTTTGCGCGCGCGTCAGCAGCGTGGTCGAGTGGAAAGCATGCGGACGATCCGGATCATTATCGTCCGGGCGCGCCATGATCGACGCCGCCAGCAACAGCGGCGCATCGGTGCGCAAGGTCAGGAAATTGATCATGTCGCGGCGATAACGTTCGCTCGGTGAAAAACCATCGTCGGCTACGGGCGTTGCGGGAGCAGCCGCCACCGGTACCACAGGTTTGTTCGCGACAGGATTTTTCTTGGCATTCTTGCCGGTTTTGGCTGGCGGCGAGGTCGCGGGCGCAGCGGCAGTAGGTGTTGAAGTTTCGCTCGCGGGTGTCGCTTCCATCGGCGCAGCAGCGACAGGAATTTCCGAGGCTTGCGGAATTTCGCTCGGCACAGAAACTGGCGGAGTTTTCGGCGGCGCGGCAGCACTGGAACTGTCTTGCGCAGTCGCCAGCGATGGCAGCAGAAATAACAGGCAAACAAGAAGATGGCGACGCAGCATGGCGATTCCTTGAGCGATGATCGCGAGGAGCAGAAACCGCGATTCTATCCATTGCTGGCTGTGCCGGGCGTTAACCGCTTATCTACGTGCGTTTGTGTGGATGCGTGATCCGGCGCAACGGCTGAGCATTTTCACTGGGCACCGCTTGAGAATTGGTCAGTACGAATGAAAATGAGGCGATTCCCACTCGGCAGGTGGTTCGAGTGGCATCCCGGCTTCGCTGATCAGAGTGCGCATCCTGGAAACTTCGCTATCACCGGCCAGCAACAATTGATATAGGCGCTCCCGCGAGACGATTTCATCAGCCTTACCGCTAGCGTCAAACAGCCATTCCAGGCGGTGTCGCTCCCGTTCTATTTCTGCAATTCCGGTTGCGTCATCGATCAATCGCTGCTGTAAGCGCAAGCCCATCATGCTCGCCATCGCGCTAGTAGAATGGGTGCTCATTAGCCTGCCGATTGCCACGCAATTTAGGCGTAATTGCGCATCACTATCTCTCATTAGCTTGGGATCACAGCTATCCAGTAGTGGCCGATACCCGCGATCCATCAGCGCAACAACGCCAAAGCTCATGGCCATATCGCGCGTTTTTTGTGCATTTATCGCGCGCTGGTTGGAAGGCTGCGACGCCTGCGAAACTTGATGCGCAACATGTGCATCGGCCTGCAGCAGCGTTGCAATAATCGCCGTGGCATAGTCATCAAAATATTTGGCCTTTGCTGCATGTTCGATAGCAACGTGTGCAGCAATGGTGTCGCCAGTTTTGTTTGCGCCATCGAGTTCCAGCAACCATGTCGCGCCATTCTCAGGCACAATTTTGGTCAGGCTTTGTATGGCTTGAGCGTATGCGGTGGACGGATCTGGAGCATATGCCTGTATTGCACCGACCCATAAAATCTGCGGATCGCGCGGCTCGATTTTTTTTGCGCGAGCTACCAAAATCTCGGGATTGAACGCAGCGGATAGCTCGGCCTCCTTATCTTCCCGAAGCAAAACGGCATACAGCGCGGCAGCCATCAGCATGCGAGCATCATTACTGCGTGCCAGACTCTGAACCCATTGCTTGAGTAGCGCGTGCTGACTCTCGTCAGACTGATATTGACTCAAATCATCATCGATCGAAGCTGCTGCGGCGTTAGCGGATTCTTGGGTGTTGTTGGCGGACGAGCCATGAGCGATGACAGGTGCTAATACTTCTGCTGGAGCAGCAATACGCGTCGTCGGTGTCTGCTGTGACCAACCCGATGTGGCGGCGAATAAAAGTGCGATCAAACTCCAACGCGACATGGACTGCTTCCTTTTGCACATGAGCGGAATATTGCCGACGCAAAGCATAACAATAACGCGTTTGAAAATCGGTGGCGTGGCGCAGCGCGACCGAGCCGATATTTTCCGCGCAAATCAGCCCAGCACCCACAGCCACAGCGGCAACGTTGCCAACGACAAAACGATGCCGTAACCGACCAGCGCGGCGGCGAGTTCGGGCGCGAGTCCGGCGGCGGCGGCGAGTGCGCCGGCGGTAATCATCGACGGCATCGCGGCTTGCAACACGGCAACTTTGCGGATGTCGCCACTGAGTCCAAGCGGCCCGCACAGGGCCAGCGCCAGCAGCGGCAGCAACAGCAATTTGAACGCCAAACCGGCACCCAGCGGCAGCAGATCGTGACGCGGCAACTTGAAGCGAATCTGCATGCCGATCGCCAGAGTCACGAGCGGCAATAACGCGCCGGACAAACGCTTTAATCCTTCGCTGATCGCTTCCGGCGGATGCTCCGGCATGATCGTGAGCGCCGCCACCAGGGCCAGCATTGGTGGGAAACCGGCGATGCGTTTGAGCATGCCGAACGGCGTCGGGCGGGCCGTATCGCCATACATCGCGAGCACCACCAAGCCGAAACTCGACAGGATCAGAAACGAACCGAACTGATCGTAGATCACCGCATACGGCAGTGCCGCTTCGCCCAACAAAGCGACGATCATCGGGTAACCGAGGAATGAGGTATTGCCCAGCGATACCGTCAGCAACAGCGCACCGGTGGTATCGCGCCGCACCTGCGCCCAGCGCTGCAATCCGAGTATCAGCAACACGCTGGCCCCGAGCATCAGCCACGGTACGGCCACCAGTCCGAGCAGTTCGCGCTGGAAATGCAGACCCGGCGCATACAGCAGAATCGCGGCGGGTAGACACACGTACAACACGATTTGATTGAGTGCTTCCGGCGTATTCGGCGGCACCCAGCAGCGCCACGCAATCAGCCGACCGATCGCGAGCATTGTCAGAATGAAACCGAACGCGGCCAGCACCGAACTATTCACGTCATCGCACCGACGCAGGAAAATTTAACGCGTAAGCAGGTAGTTTCTTCGCACGGTAACGCGTTAGCATGCGTCGCTCGACATCGTTACTGCGGTAACGTTTACCAATCTGCTGCACGTGAGGATAATGATGGATGGCTTGAGTTTGTTCCAATCCGCCCGACCCGAATTTTTCGTCGGCTGGGGCACGCTGGCGTTGATCATCGCGGCATTGGCCCAAGGCAAGAATCGCAGCGGTCTGGTGTGGTTTATTTTTGCCCTGATCGGCGGACCGCTGGCCTTGCTGATTCTGGTGTTTCTCTCGCGC
The sequence above is drawn from the Pseudolysobacter antarcticus genome and encodes:
- a CDS encoding AEC family transporter translates to MLAIGRLIAWRCWVPPNTPEALNQIVLYVCLPAAILLYAPGLHFQRELLGLVAVPWLMLGASVLLILGLQRWAQVRRDTTGALLLTVSLGNTSFLGYPMIVALLGEAALPYAVIYDQFGSFLILSSFGLVVLAMYGDTARPTPFGMLKRIAGFPPMLALVAALTIMPEHPPEAISEGLKRLSGALLPLVTLAIGMQIRFKLPRHDLLPLGAGLAFKLLLLPLLALALCGPLGLSGDIRKVAVLQAAMPSMITAGALAAAAGLAPELAAALVGYGIVLSLATLPLWLWVLG
- a CDS encoding antitermination protein NusB, which codes for MDGLSLFQSARPEFFVGWGTLALIIAALAQGKNRSGLVWFIFALIGGPLALLILVFLSRVRSSRF